The following coding sequences are from one SAR116 cluster alpha proteobacterium HIMB100 window:
- a CDS encoding Zn-dependent hydrolase, glyoxylase (PFAM: Metallo-beta-lactamase superfamily): MIPLGIDAAPAGQLCQLADDLFWARFELPFRLNHINLYMLDTADGWVLIDTGLNNQATAEHWQMLFTGPLAGRPIAQIIVTHHHVDHIGYAGPLAELTGAPVFASTAEAEHAYWLYDLSPDEFGLVLAKIYSRYGLPAETIEAVRQSGSRYRRNTAPLPEFRSLETGDEIKTVSGCWRMRTDTGHSDDQISLIEDNRNLFLSVDFLLPRISPNISADIRDPDFDLLSAYFAYLKDMQGLPDDMHIFPGHDWPFRAGGARALQLIDHHHQRLDMLAAAARDKPLTVWSAMDVLFGRKFGDHEMYFAAGEARAHLTHLAAIGRLQTSKDDTGADLYETPNRLRQPSSGLVS; this comes from the coding sequence GGCCCGGTTTGAGCTGCCGTTCCGGCTAAATCATATTAATCTATATATGCTGGATACTGCAGATGGCTGGGTTCTGATTGATACGGGTCTGAACAATCAGGCCACGGCTGAACATTGGCAAATGCTCTTCACTGGTCCTCTTGCTGGCCGGCCAATCGCGCAAATTATTGTAACGCATCATCATGTTGATCATATTGGTTATGCGGGCCCGCTGGCTGAACTGACCGGCGCACCTGTTTTTGCCAGTACAGCAGAAGCTGAACATGCATATTGGCTCTATGATCTCAGCCCTGATGAATTTGGCTTAGTTTTGGCGAAAATATACAGCCGGTACGGCCTTCCTGCAGAGACGATAGAAGCGGTCCGCCAAAGCGGCAGCCGCTATCGCCGCAATACAGCGCCGCTGCCTGAATTTCGGTCACTTGAAACAGGTGACGAGATCAAAACCGTTTCAGGCTGCTGGCGAATGAGAACAGACACAGGCCATTCAGATGATCAAATCAGCCTGATAGAGGACAACAGAAACCTTTTCTTGAGTGTTGATTTTCTTCTGCCCAGGATATCCCCTAACATTTCAGCAGATATCCGCGATCCTGATTTTGATTTGCTATCTGCGTATTTTGCCTATTTGAAAGATATGCAGGGCTTGCCAGATGACATGCATATTTTTCCCGGGCATGACTGGCCGTTTCGTGCAGGTGGTGCGCGGGCCCTGCAGCTGATCGACCATCATCATCAGCGTCTGGATATGCTTGCTGCTGCGGCCAGGGACAAGCCTCTGACAGTCTGGTCAGCGATGGATGTTCTGTTTGGCCGCAAATTTGGTGATCATGAAATGTATTTTGCTGCTGGTGAGGCACGCGCACATCTCACCCACCTGGCTGCGATTGGCCGGCTGCAAACATCTAAAGATGATACAGGGGCAGATCTTTACGAAACGCCGAATCGGCTGAGACAGCCATCTTCCGGGCTGGTTTCATGA
- a CDS encoding EamA-like transporter family (PFAM: EamA-like transporter family) has translation MIRSFPFLFVVLWSSAFITSKIIVQDASPFASLAFRFSIVTAGFFCFAVFLKESLLASRKDMLEAAGTGILFHGLYLGGVFFAVSKGMPAGLSALIVSLQPVLTGALAGPVLGEQVTWRQWVGIALGFGGAALVLGLDVGGELPLIGIIATAISLLAVTAGTLWQKRLSGRLPLSVSNMYQAMAACIFHIAVMLMIEQPFLAFTPSFMLAMGWQILAVSFGAFTILMYLIKAGSASQTATLFFLVPPVSAVMGWLFVNEQLTAIDITGLIIATIGVYVATRPRSKS, from the coding sequence ATGATACGCTCATTTCCGTTCTTGTTTGTGGTTTTATGGTCATCCGCCTTTATCACCAGCAAAATTATTGTACAGGATGCTTCTCCATTTGCGTCTCTTGCCTTTCGCTTTTCTATCGTCACTGCTGGATTTTTTTGTTTTGCTGTCTTTTTGAAAGAAAGCCTGCTGGCCAGCCGCAAAGACATGTTGGAAGCTGCGGGCACTGGTATTTTATTTCATGGGCTTTATCTTGGCGGCGTATTTTTCGCGGTATCCAAAGGCATGCCTGCAGGGCTCTCTGCTCTGATTGTCTCGCTTCAGCCAGTGCTGACAGGTGCTTTGGCTGGCCCTGTTCTGGGTGAACAAGTGACCTGGCGGCAATGGGTGGGGATAGCTCTGGGATTCGGCGGGGCAGCTCTTGTTTTGGGCCTTGATGTGGGAGGTGAGCTGCCGCTAATTGGTATTATCGCTACCGCCATTTCTTTGCTTGCGGTGACAGCTGGCACGCTCTGGCAGAAACGGTTAAGCGGGCGCTTGCCACTTTCTGTTTCCAATATGTATCAGGCAATGGCCGCTTGTATATTTCATATCGCAGTGATGCTGATGATAGAACAGCCGTTTCTGGCCTTCACTCCCTCTTTTATGCTGGCTATGGGCTGGCAAATTCTGGCTGTGTCCTTCGGAGCCTTCACGATTCTGATGTATCTGATAAAAGCAGGTTCGGCCAGCCAGACAGCTACCTTGTTTTTTCTTGTGCCGCCGGTCTCTGCTGTGATGGGCTGGCTGTTTGTAAATGAACAGTTGACGGCGATTGATATCACCGGTCTGATCATTGCCACCATAGGGGTTTATGTGGCGACGCGTCCGCGGTCAAAGAGCTGA
- a CDS encoding Rhodanese-related sulfurtransferase (PFAM: Rhodanese-like domain), with the protein MKSAQDYLAEANAVVPKLDTKDGISKHSQNGVVFVDVRDSAAIADTGTIAGALRIPRGFIEFAADEATQFHHPQMDKEADIILVCAAGGQAALAGRTLVDMGYKHVSNVGGFGAWKDEGGPVES; encoded by the coding sequence ATGAAATCAGCACAAGACTATCTTGCAGAAGCCAATGCAGTTGTTCCGAAACTGGACACAAAGGATGGAATTTCAAAACATAGTCAAAATGGTGTCGTGTTTGTTGATGTGCGTGACAGTGCGGCGATAGCAGACACAGGAACCATTGCCGGAGCATTGAGAATTCCGCGCGGATTTATTGAATTTGCCGCTGATGAGGCGACACAATTTCATCATCCACAGATGGATAAAGAGGCGGATATTATCCTTGTATGTGCCGCTGGTGGCCAGGCTGCCTTGGCAGGGCGGACGTTGGTAGATATGGGCTATAAACATGTCAGCAATGTCGGCGGTTTTGGGGCATGGAAGGATGAAGGCGGTCCGGTTGAAAGTTAA
- a CDS encoding hypothetical protein (PFAM: Pyridine nucleotide-disulphide oxidoreductase), protein MSLPSDLGIAVIGSGYSAASILTHLLDLHPDLADQITVFGPGRFGQGAAFGTIHPDFRLNVRAQIMQLRPARPDIFPVWAEQNINDEEAHRAEGAFYRRADFARYMTTELKTLSGIDEVSFCEKLVVSADFDKASARWHLMLHDGQSHTAETLILATGNPEPDWPCPIDEGCLSAANLALIRSPWSGRWIDEVDPADEIVVIGGGLTAMDTVYALGRAGHHGQIHIVTPVGLLPPAQTNWIAYEAFNWPDDIDSASEFIRFFNRKLKENQRYTWTNTAWQSRFEALRVNLNPVWRRLPDREKRRLMGHLGAFWSLARYRAAPQTYAMATQLQSSGQLKLLAGRIVHISAVGKTGRLAAHLASGGRLQADRIVNCTGMGREQLVADMIAKGVVKADAFGRGPGLGKNLQLCTPSGHPYPAAYALGPVTAGSEGDVVGATTISRQAAVLARHIQNTGS, encoded by the coding sequence ATGAGCTTACCCTCTGATTTGGGCATTGCTGTTATTGGTTCTGGCTATAGCGCGGCCAGCATCCTTACTCATCTGCTTGATCTGCATCCGGACCTGGCGGATCAGATCACTGTGTTTGGGCCAGGGCGTTTTGGCCAGGGGGCCGCTTTTGGAACAATCCATCCGGATTTCAGGTTAAATGTTCGGGCCCAGATTATGCAGCTTCGTCCTGCCCGTCCGGATATATTTCCGGTCTGGGCAGAACAGAATATAAACGATGAAGAGGCTCATCGCGCTGAAGGGGCATTTTACCGGCGGGCTGATTTTGCCCGTTATATGACTACAGAACTAAAAACGCTTTCAGGGATTGATGAGGTCAGCTTTTGCGAGAAGCTTGTGGTCTCTGCTGATTTTGACAAGGCGTCTGCGCGTTGGCATTTGATGCTGCATGATGGCCAGTCACATACAGCTGAAACGCTGATTTTGGCGACCGGGAATCCGGAACCCGACTGGCCCTGCCCAATAGATGAGGGGTGTCTGTCTGCTGCAAATCTGGCTCTTATCCGCTCGCCCTGGTCAGGGCGGTGGATTGATGAGGTCGACCCTGCGGACGAAATTGTCGTGATCGGGGGCGGGCTGACGGCTATGGATACGGTTTATGCGCTGGGCCGGGCCGGACATCATGGCCAGATTCATATTGTCACGCCGGTTGGCTTGCTGCCGCCGGCGCAAACAAACTGGATAGCTTATGAAGCGTTTAATTGGCCGGATGATATAGACAGTGCGTCTGAATTTATTCGGTTTTTTAACCGCAAACTGAAAGAAAATCAGCGCTATACATGGACAAATACAGCCTGGCAAAGCCGTTTTGAAGCGTTGCGGGTGAATCTTAATCCGGTCTGGCGACGTCTTCCGGACAGAGAAAAACGACGTCTTATGGGCCATCTGGGGGCGTTCTGGTCTCTTGCGCGATACCGGGCTGCTCCGCAAACATATGCGATGGCAACGCAGCTTCAGAGCTCAGGGCAATTAAAGCTTCTTGCCGGGCGCATTGTGCATATCTCAGCTGTGGGTAAAACTGGTCGGCTTGCCGCTCATCTGGCTTCTGGTGGGCGGTTGCAAGCAGACAGGATTGTGAATTGTACGGGCATGGGGCGCGAACAATTAGTGGCGGATATGATTGCCAAAGGCGTGGTGAAGGCTGACGCATTTGGTCGTGGTCCGGGTCTTGGCAAAAATTTGCAGCTATGCACGCCGTCTGGCCATCCCTACCCCGCGGCCTATGCCTTGGGCCCCGTAACCGCAGGCAGTGAAGGTGATGTGGTCGGCGCGACCACGATCTCGCGCCAGGCAGCTGTTCTGGCACGGCACATACAAAACACTGGATCGTAA
- a CDS encoding histidinol dehydrogenase (PFAM: Histidinol dehydrogenase~TIGRFAM: histidinol dehydrogenase), which produces MAIRYLKESKSQSERREDDAKVKAIVEDTLADIEARGDAAIRELSEKFDHYSPASFRLSEQEIQALIAEVSPRDLDDIRFAQDQVRRFAEAQRASMTDIEVETMPGVILGHKNIPVQSVGCYVPAGKFPMVASAHMSVLTASVAGVPRIIAATPPFQGKPNAAVVAAMHMGGAHEIYVLGGMQGIGAMALGTETIDPVHMLVGPGNAFVAEAKRQLFGRVGIDLFAGPTETMVIADETVDAEMCATDLLGQAEHGYNSPAVLLTNSETLARQTMDEIDRLLTILPTAETASVSWEEYGEVIVCDSYEEMLQMADEIASEHVQVMTDRDDWFLEHMTCYGALFLGPRTNVANGDKVIGTNHTLPTKKAGRYTGGLWVGKFLKTHSYQKVTSDEAAAEIGAYCSRLCMLEGFVGHAEQANVRVRRYGGRNVAYGTAAE; this is translated from the coding sequence ATGGCTATTCGGTATCTCAAAGAGAGTAAGTCTCAGTCTGAGCGCAGAGAAGATGATGCAAAAGTAAAGGCAATTGTTGAGGATACGCTTGCTGATATTGAAGCGCGCGGCGATGCAGCCATCCGCGAGCTATCTGAAAAATTTGATCACTACTCACCTGCGTCATTCAGATTATCTGAACAGGAAATACAGGCGCTGATCGCTGAGGTGAGCCCGCGCGATCTTGATGATATCCGTTTTGCTCAGGATCAGGTTCGCCGCTTTGCTGAGGCACAGCGTGCCTCTATGACAGATATCGAAGTTGAAACCATGCCAGGGGTGATTCTGGGGCATAAAAATATACCTGTACAGTCCGTGGGCTGTTATGTGCCTGCCGGTAAATTTCCGATGGTGGCATCAGCGCATATGTCTGTTTTGACCGCATCAGTTGCGGGGGTGCCGCGCATCATCGCTGCCACACCTCCGTTTCAGGGCAAGCCGAATGCGGCTGTTGTTGCAGCTATGCATATGGGCGGTGCGCATGAAATTTATGTGCTTGGCGGTATGCAGGGTATTGGGGCAATGGCTTTAGGCACAGAGACTATTGATCCTGTTCATATGCTGGTGGGGCCAGGCAATGCGTTTGTGGCTGAAGCCAAACGCCAGTTGTTTGGTCGGGTGGGGATTGATCTGTTTGCAGGGCCAACAGAAACCATGGTCATCGCAGATGAAACTGTTGATGCTGAAATGTGTGCGACTGACCTTCTGGGTCAGGCAGAGCATGGCTATAACTCACCTGCTGTTTTGCTCACTAATTCTGAAACCCTCGCCCGCCAGACAATGGATGAAATTGACCGGCTGCTGACCATTCTTCCTACTGCTGAGACAGCGTCAGTGTCTTGGGAAGAATATGGCGAGGTGATCGTCTGTGATAGTTATGAGGAAATGTTGCAGATGGCAGATGAAATTGCCTCAGAACATGTTCAGGTGATGACAGACAGAGATGACTGGTTCCTGGAACATATGACCTGTTACGGGGCGTTATTCCTGGGGCCACGTACGAATGTGGCAAATGGGGACAAGGTTATCGGCACAAACCATACGTTGCCGACGAAAAAAGCAGGCCGCTATACAGGTGGGCTCTGGGTTGGCAAATTCTTGAAGACACATTCCTATCAAAAAGTCACCTCAGATGAAGCAGCTGCTGAAATTGGGGCCTACTGTTCACGGCTGTGTATGCTGGAAGGCTTTGTCGGTCATGCCGAACAGGCCAATGTGCGGGTACGCCGATATGGCGGGCGTAATGTGGCTTATGGAACAGCTGCAGAATAG
- a CDS encoding putative dehydrogenase (dehydrogenase of unknown specificity, short-chain alcohol dehydrogenase like) has protein sequence MELPKTPSFRLEGKRALVTGASSGIGLACAVALAEAGAEVIAAARSEDKLAELVDAAQNQGLNMTACALDVSDLDAMAETLNRLGRFDVLVNSAGMARHGLAADTKADDFDAVMAVNLRGAYFLAQQTANQMIAAGTGGSIINISSQMAHVGGIERSVYCASKSAVEGFTKAMAIEWGPHQIRINTVCPTFVRTALTESTFQNPERRAWIEEKIKLGRVGAVEDMMGGVVFLASDAAALITGTSLLIDGGWTAD, from the coding sequence ATGGAACTGCCAAAAACACCGAGCTTTCGATTAGAAGGAAAACGGGCCCTGGTTACCGGGGCTTCATCTGGTATTGGCCTTGCCTGTGCGGTTGCTCTTGCTGAAGCGGGGGCTGAGGTGATTGCGGCAGCGCGCTCAGAAGACAAGCTGGCTGAACTGGTTGATGCGGCACAAAATCAAGGGCTGAACATGACAGCTTGTGCGCTGGATGTCTCTGACCTCGACGCAATGGCAGAGACATTGAACAGGCTGGGCCGTTTTGATGTTCTGGTGAATTCGGCTGGCATGGCCCGTCACGGGCTGGCAGCAGATACCAAAGCTGATGATTTTGATGCGGTGATGGCGGTCAATCTGCGCGGGGCCTATTTCCTTGCGCAGCAGACAGCCAACCAGATGATCGCTGCTGGTACTGGCGGGTCGATTATCAATATTTCTTCACAAATGGCCCATGTCGGCGGCATTGAACGGTCGGTCTATTGTGCGTCCAAATCAGCTGTTGAAGGATTTACAAAGGCAATGGCGATTGAATGGGGCCCGCATCAGATCAGGATCAACACTGTCTGCCCAACCTTTGTGCGGACAGCGCTGACAGAATCAACTTTCCAAAATCCAGAGCGCCGCGCCTGGATTGAAGAAAAAATTAAACTTGGCCGGGTTGGCGCGGTAGAAGATATGATGGGCGGCGTGGTGTTTCTGGCCTCAGATGCGGCGGCTCTGATCACGGGCACAAGCCTGCTTATCGATGGCGGGTGGACAGCAGACTAA
- a CDS encoding malate/lactate dehydrogenase (PFAM: Malate/L-lactate dehydrogenase) yields MLIEINSITSWLTDIFEQAGCPSNEAGLIAVHLVDADASGHPSHGIVRVPRYIDYIKEGTVRPVCGYETLVEAGNLRLIDGLFSFGQVLGHEVVRLAEELCRDNGLGIIGLRNAGHLGRIGGWAELLADKGLVSVHFVTVAGSRIVAPFGGKQARISTAPVAIGLPHQTDHNGSEHFILDFATSRVAEGKILVSQKTGSALPTDAMVDGQGQDSQIPATIYGPTATGNVPDPRAGDGAIQTFGQHKGSGLGLACELLAGALTGAGTNAHERPFCNGMLSIVLDPQRLNTDDHIAAEVSDFITSIRETAPRQPGQPVLIPGDPERAKRAAARQHGIELNQTIADQLNAISVELGVTIP; encoded by the coding sequence ATGCTGATAGAGATAAACAGCATCACAAGCTGGCTTACAGATATATTTGAGCAGGCTGGCTGTCCTTCAAATGAGGCCGGATTAATCGCTGTGCATCTGGTAGATGCTGATGCCAGCGGACATCCCAGTCACGGCATTGTTCGGGTTCCCCGATATATTGACTATATCAAAGAAGGAACTGTGCGTCCGGTTTGCGGATACGAAACTTTGGTTGAGGCAGGTAATCTTCGCCTGATTGATGGTTTGTTCAGCTTTGGTCAGGTTTTGGGGCATGAGGTCGTCAGGCTGGCAGAAGAGTTATGCCGAGATAATGGACTTGGGATTATCGGCCTACGGAATGCAGGACATTTGGGCCGTATCGGCGGCTGGGCCGAATTGCTGGCCGATAAGGGCCTTGTATCTGTTCATTTCGTCACTGTTGCCGGATCCCGCATCGTTGCGCCCTTTGGGGGCAAGCAAGCCCGGATTTCCACCGCACCTGTGGCAATAGGTCTGCCGCATCAAACAGACCATAATGGCAGCGAACATTTCATCTTGGATTTTGCCACCAGCCGGGTGGCAGAAGGTAAAATTCTGGTCAGTCAGAAAACCGGTTCTGCCTTGCCCACAGATGCCATGGTTGACGGCCAGGGTCAGGATTCGCAAATACCTGCGACCATTTATGGGCCAACCGCAACAGGAAATGTTCCTGATCCACGGGCGGGAGACGGGGCCATACAAACCTTTGGTCAGCATAAAGGGTCTGGGCTTGGTCTGGCCTGTGAGCTTCTTGCCGGCGCGCTGACCGGAGCTGGCACAAACGCGCATGAGCGGCCATTTTGTAATGGGATGCTGTCTATTGTGCTTGATCCGCAAAGGCTGAATACTGACGATCATATCGCTGCAGAGGTTTCAGATTTCATCACCTCTATCCGCGAGACCGCCCCTCGCCAACCCGGCCAGCCAGTGCTGATTCCAGGTGATCCAGAACGGGCAAAACGCGCCGCCGCACGCCAGCATGGTATAGAGCTGAATCAGACCATTGCCGATCAGCTGAACGCCATTTCAGTTGAGCTGGGCGTAACCATCCCTTAA
- a CDS encoding aspartate/tyrosine/aromatic aminotransferase (PFAM: Aminotransferase class I and II) has product MEDIIPLWFGEGQWPTSQIAVAAANAALDSGDHFYQPNSGKPHFRDALCNYVNKLYGSKKTRQNITVTASGMQGLALTALALMDVGDKVVCVEPVWPNLAESFRIAGGKIDSITLTAQNGRWHLDMDQLLAKLTDDTKALLINSPNNPTGWVCSAAGQRVILDHCRKKGIWIIADDVYARLYQHDTVAPNFQHLAEEEDRLISINSFSKAWSMTGWRLGWITAPAALEQTLAQLTEFNIACPAGFIQDAGLAMIEQGESEVRLLQDRLKAALALTRTRLQGLGEISFIEPDGAFYCFFSVAGLTDSLGFAHAVLHHTKVGLAPGLAFGPAGEGYLRLCYAQDETILNEAFDRLENGFQAAKHAVMTG; this is encoded by the coding sequence ATGGAGGATATCATTCCGCTTTGGTTTGGTGAGGGGCAGTGGCCAACATCACAAATTGCTGTGGCCGCGGCGAACGCTGCACTGGACAGCGGGGATCATTTCTACCAGCCAAATAGCGGCAAACCCCATTTCAGAGACGCGCTGTGTAATTATGTAAACAAGCTGTATGGCAGCAAAAAGACACGCCAGAATATTACCGTGACCGCCTCTGGCATGCAGGGGCTGGCGCTGACCGCACTGGCGCTGATGGATGTCGGAGACAAAGTGGTATGTGTTGAGCCTGTCTGGCCAAATCTGGCAGAAAGTTTCCGTATCGCCGGCGGCAAAATTGATAGCATAACACTAACCGCCCAAAATGGCCGCTGGCATCTGGATATGGACCAGCTTCTGGCAAAATTGACAGATGACACCAAAGCCTTGCTGATTAACTCACCCAATAATCCGACCGGATGGGTATGTTCGGCAGCAGGGCAGCGTGTGATCCTGGATCATTGCCGCAAAAAAGGGATCTGGATTATCGCTGATGACGTCTATGCCCGGCTGTATCAGCATGATACGGTCGCGCCCAATTTTCAGCACCTGGCTGAAGAAGAGGACAGGTTAATTTCGATCAACAGCTTTTCCAAAGCCTGGTCGATGACAGGCTGGCGGCTGGGCTGGATTACCGCTCCTGCCGCTCTAGAACAGACCTTGGCTCAGCTAACCGAGTTCAATATCGCCTGTCCTGCAGGCTTTATCCAGGATGCGGGGCTAGCCATGATTGAACAGGGAGAGAGCGAGGTCAGGCTGTTACAGGACAGGCTGAAAGCCGCGCTGGCCTTGACCCGCACCCGCCTGCAGGGCCTTGGTGAGATTTCATTCATTGAACCTGATGGGGCGTTCTATTGTTTTTTTTCGGTTGCAGGTCTGACAGACAGTTTAGGATTTGCCCATGCTGTCCTTCACCATACAAAAGTGGGTCTGGCCCCTGGGCTTGCTTTTGGGCCGGCAGGAGAAGGCTATCTCAGGCTGTGTTATGCTCAGGATGAAACCATTCTGAATGAAGCTTTTGACAGGCTGGAGAACGGGTTTCAGGCAGCCAAGCATGCTGTCATGACCGGGTAA
- a CDS encoding Zn-dependent oxidoreductase, NADPH:quinone reductase (PFAM: Alcohol dehydrogenase GroES-like domain; Zinc-binding dehydrogenase) — translation MGRFVCAETPGNADVLQLRDRPTPTPGAGEIVISQTKIGLNFLDVYQTSGLYPFPENDVFVPGNEAAGRIISVGEGVSHLSVGDRVGYPMHVGAFAEERVIPADRVVKLPDDISDDMAAASMLKGMTVEYLLNQSVPLQSGDTVLFHAAAGGVGLLAGQWMKAMGVEAIGTAGSPEKVEMAKQAGYAHVINYTDTDFVDAVMDITSGKGVRAVYDSVGKDTYPGSLKVIQNCGYFISFGQSSGLATDFKLGDLAANGSLYAQRPTLATYIATADQLAESADNLFEMLRSGKVSVSVNQRFDLAEAADAFRALTGRKTTGVTLLETGL, via the coding sequence ATGGGACGTTTTGTTTGTGCAGAAACACCAGGAAATGCGGATGTATTGCAGCTCAGGGACCGGCCAACCCCGACGCCAGGAGCTGGCGAAATTGTGATTTCACAAACAAAGATAGGCCTGAATTTTCTGGATGTTTACCAGACATCTGGTCTGTATCCGTTTCCAGAAAATGATGTTTTTGTTCCCGGAAATGAAGCAGCTGGCCGCATCATTTCTGTTGGCGAAGGCGTCAGCCATCTGTCTGTAGGTGACCGGGTCGGTTATCCCATGCATGTCGGGGCTTTTGCTGAAGAACGGGTGATCCCCGCAGATCGGGTCGTCAAGCTTCCTGATGATATAAGTGATGATATGGCCGCTGCTTCCATGCTGAAGGGGATGACGGTTGAATATCTTTTGAATCAATCTGTGCCGTTACAATCAGGCGACACAGTTCTGTTTCACGCCGCAGCAGGCGGTGTTGGACTGCTGGCGGGCCAGTGGATGAAAGCGATGGGTGTAGAGGCTATCGGCACAGCAGGTTCGCCGGAAAAAGTTGAGATGGCAAAACAGGCAGGTTATGCCCATGTGATTAACTATACAGATACTGACTTTGTTGATGCGGTGATGGACATCACAAGCGGTAAAGGTGTGCGGGCAGTTTATGATTCTGTTGGCAAGGATACCTATCCCGGGTCATTGAAGGTTATCCAGAATTGCGGATATTTCATTTCTTTTGGTCAATCCAGCGGCCTGGCAACAGACTTCAAGCTGGGGGATTTGGCGGCAAACGGATCACTGTATGCCCAGAGGCCAACATTGGCCACCTATATTGCCACAGCTGACCAGCTGGCAGAATCTGCTGACAATCTGTTTGAAATGCTGCGGTCCGGCAAGGTCAGCGTGTCTGTTAACCAGCGCTTTGATCTGGCTGAAGCTGCAGATGCATTCCGGGCGCTGACCGGCCGCAAAACAACAGGCGTGACCCTGTTGGAGACAGGCTTGTGA
- a CDS encoding conserved protein of DIM6/NTAB family (PFAM: Flavin reductase like domain) yields MLQRFLLSAGLDKKDRYQMNDSPAAQPLDHNLFRKALSRFPTGVGVATTVSASGQPIGMTISSFNSVSMTPPLILWSIGLEAACFEDFRQADKFAVNILSAHQAEVSQTFASAQEDRFTAIDWSLSAFGVPLIHGAAAIFECRVWARYPGGDHDIIVGEVRHLTDYDKTPLLYGLGRLTSFPLEG; encoded by the coding sequence ATGCTGCAGAGGTTTCTTTTATCTGCAGGCTTAGATAAGAAAGACCGTTATCAGATGAACGACAGCCCCGCCGCACAGCCGTTGGACCACAATTTGTTTCGCAAAGCCTTGTCCCGCTTTCCAACAGGTGTTGGCGTGGCCACAACTGTTTCAGCCAGCGGGCAGCCCATAGGAATGACCATCAGCTCATTCAATTCGGTATCAATGACCCCGCCTCTGATTTTATGGAGTATCGGGCTGGAAGCCGCTTGCTTTGAGGATTTCAGACAAGCAGATAAATTCGCGGTCAATATCCTGTCTGCCCACCAGGCAGAAGTCAGCCAAACATTCGCTTCTGCACAGGAAGACAGATTTACCGCAATTGACTGGTCTTTATCAGCATTTGGCGTGCCGCTTATCCACGGCGCGGCAGCGATTTTTGAATGTCGGGTCTGGGCCCGCTATCCAGGTGGTGACCATGACATCATTGTTGGCGAGGTGCGTCATCTGACCGATTATGACAAAACACCTCTTCTTTATGGTTTAGGACGGCTGACTTCATTTCCGCTGGAGGGGTGA